A portion of the Borrelia hispanica CRI genome contains these proteins:
- a CDS encoding BBA14 family lipoprotein — protein MKIQKIILLSRLISLILIISCTTIASLIEEPTLPKTESLKDLSTYEAKLADYIMYLQVFLTRTQKKVKDPHYPKFTYFNPTELKDEHTVENLKFNIKLFQDYISITKPIAKDVYRRYSKLKN, from the coding sequence ATGAAAATTCAAAAGATAATTCTATTATCAAGATTAATTTCTCTTATCCTTATAATTTCTTGTACTACTATCGCTTCACTAATAGAAGAACCAACACTTCCAAAAACAGAATCTCTTAAAGATCTTAGTACTTATGAAGCTAAGTTGGCTGATTATATTATGTATTTGCAAGTATTCTTAACACGTACACAAAAAAAGGTTAAAGACCCACATTATCCTAAGTTTACTTATTTCAATCCAACAGAACTTAAAGACGAACATACTGTTGAGAATTTAAAGTTTAATATCAAGTTATTTCAAGATTATATCAGTATTACTAAACCTATTGCTAAAGATGTATATAGAAGATATTCAAAATTAAAAAATTAA